DNA sequence from the Salvelinus sp. IW2-2015 linkage group LG37, ASM291031v2, whole genome shotgun sequence genome:
AGCTTTTKAGGTTCCTCCCCTTGTTATGTACCCCACTTGGGGATGACTTATTTTGTACAATGGACTGTGTCCTAAAGACTCATGCACAGATACAGGAAAGCCAATCAGTTAATATTTYTTACAATTACAAGTATTGTCTCCCCACGGTTCTGGTTTTGAGGCTTGGGCAACTGGGGGCTGCAGTTCATCTGTCTAATCCCCTGCAAGGAGAGAAAGGCATTAATAATATTAGAATGGTGTATTCATTTCatttaatatatactgaacaaaaacataaaagcaacatgcaacaagttCATAGATTTAAatcagtaaatgtaaataatgtcaATTGGCCcaaatatatggatttcacatgactgggcagggRCTTAGCCAtggttgggcctgggagggcatagacccacccactggggagccaagcccagccaatcagaatgagtttttcccacaaaaagtatttattacagacagaaatactcctcagtctCATCAGCTGCCWgggtggctggtctcagatgatcccgcaggtgaagaagccggatgtggaggtccagagctggcgtggttacacgtggtcagcggttgtgaggccggtYggatgtactgccaaattctctaaaacgatgttggaRgtggcttatgttagagaaatgaacattaaagtatctggcaacagctctgttggacagtcctgcactcagcatgccaattgcatgatccctcaaaacttgagacacgtGTGCAttatgttttgtgacaaaactgcacattttagagcggccttttattgtacccagtaCAAGTGCACCTGTAAcaattatgctgtttaatcagcttcttgatatgctagtgggtggattatcttggcaaaggagaaatgcccactaaacagggatgtaaacacatttgtgtgcaacattttagagaaataagccttttgtgcatatgtaatatttctaggatattttatttcagctcatgaaaccaacactttatatgttgcgtttatattgatgttcagtatatatattccTGTTTGATATGcatgcatatacactgagtgtacaaaacactaagaacaccTTTGTCATATTGAGTTGCCCTCAATGAAGGACTTTTATTTTAAAAACGAACAGCAAATTCccctattgtggctagcttcacataggtgcTAGCTAGCACTATCACCTTCAAACTACTTAGCACGTTCACATACTTGTCATTGTATAAAGAAAGAGACGACCATGGCGAATTGTGACTATTTACAAACTCAGCTAACATCTGTTTTGAACTCGCTTGTTAAAATTGCGGTCGTGGAACTACTGCGAATTGTAGAGGATAGCGCCGTTGAACTTCGTCTGGAGGTGTCCAAGAGTAAATTTGAGAATGAAGCACTGAAAATTGAGAACGAATCTAACAAAAATAAGTTACAGAGTTTGGAAGCAGAACTGTGGACAGCGGGAAATCGACCATGTTCCTTATGTTATCGTTGTGTTGGTATTCCAGCTCGCGGTAAAGGTAGTTAAATTTGctaacatagctaacgttagtttatTCGCTTGCAATGATGGAGGCGTTACAAACTGGACAGTGCATGGATAAGATAACTAGCTAGATACTGTATCTTGCTTAACGTTCGCTTGCTAATGGTGTTTCTTCTGTTTGTGGCCCAGGTGGATGCGTCAGTCCCAAAAGAGATAATGATRCTGCTGGTCCTCCTAATTCTTCAGAGGAGGACAATGCATCATCATGGCTGCAACAATCTGCTCATACCATGGAAgaggtacagtagctagctgtcTAACCTATATTGCTACCTAGCTAATGTCATAATAGCAGTCTGTTACCTAATATATTTAGCTAGCCCTTGATCATTATTCTGTTCTATTACACATAAGTCGGACTGTACAGAGTTTTGTTAAGAGTTTAAGAGCCCGACACTCAATCTGGACATTAAGACGCATTGCTTGCGGTACTGTACGGTTTTTAGAAGCGTAAGGACCTTATTTTTCATATCAGCTAGAAATAATTTCCaataaacaaaaggttaaattgatacacacctttttaTAGGATTATCTCCATATTACAGCGTGTGTTTATGAAAGACCGAGCGACCGcttgtgctaattagctatctagcgttctctgaacacctgtgtgtaacggAAGAAGGCCGCCAGAAATTCACGTTTATAAGAGTAACGTTACATCTAGCCCAAGAGTAAATCTTGGACTACATAGATGCATAATTTGCATCCATGTGCATATTCTTTCATGGTCTGTATGCAAACATGTGGGACTTCATTCCACTGTACTTGATTCAGACTACAGCAGCCATGGAGAGGGATGGGATTCAAATCGTTGTCATTAAGAACGAAGCGGGGCATGAAGGCACACATCGGAAGAAGGACACACAGGCTGGAATTTCAACAGAAGGTAACAATTCGTATTTGTCTCATGTAGAAAGTGTTGTTACATCAGATTGTATCAGGTCCCAGTGTCGTTGATTTGAAATAATGTACTTCAAACTGTCCTACACCTGATTTACAAAGCTTGTGTCTGTTTGCAGGTGAGCAGGCTTGTCCCAAAGTGGACATGGTGTATGGCAAGGAGTGGAGCCAAAGCTTGTGGCGAGACAGAGATGCTGTCAAGGAGGACTCTGCAGGACCATCGGTGACCCATCGACAGGTCAGTTCTCTTTCTAAGGCAGAGATCCTTATCGGATAAAGGCATGTAGGCTTTACATACAGAAGCTGTTGACACGGTTGGGAGTGTCCGATTTGAGACCTACAGCCACAGAATTAGATTAGAAAATGTTTCTCCACATCTCCTGTGCAAAATGTGCTGATGACGCAAGTGCATCATATGATAACACTTTTAGATATTAACTTTACTGCTGGCATGCAAAAACATTTGGGGACCAtttcaacagtggactaatgaaacaatacTACACGGWTCTTTTGAGTAAAATATCCCTTTAAGTAGATGCGTCTCTCATACCTTCTCTTGCTACTTCACTTGACTGAGTTCACATTCCAATCACAACAGACTCAGAGCCTTTGACAATGAATgggaaagaaaaggaaaggaTGTAACGCAAACTCAGAGTTGACAGAAGTGAACTTGGAGGAGAAGGATGGCAAGAACAGTAGGGATGTAGTAATTCACTTAAATGTACAGGTCCccggttcaaatgtttaagagGAGCCAAACCGATTGAACATTGTGAATCACCGGTTCACTAATGTTTTTTAGTCATTGTTATATTCTGAAAATATCTCTTATCTGTTGTGACTGAATTGATGCTTCCTCTCCTTCGGTTCAGTAGCCTATGAACTTTTATGCTTGTAACTGTATGACTGTCAGATAACAACTGTGCGCACAGTTCGGGAGACAGCTGCTCGAGCCAACGAGAGGTAGGCCTATCCCTGTTCCAAGGCTATTCATACATCTGCGTGGCATCTTTAACATTCAGATGTTTATAAAATGTCTTTCACAATGTCAAATcataggctttattagttgagtgacaagcAATGTAATTTGCTTGTCACTAAACTAATTGTAACTCAACTAATTGTTACCAAATCCACTGTAGAAAATTGTTTTACCGGAGTTGTGTAGCCTAGGGGCGTGGACGCAACTCACATCCAACTGCAGATTGGGGCTTTCAGTCAGATTTGATTTAGATTACTCAGGTTCACCATAACAAATAGTATTGGTAGTTTTTCTTTAAACAGTAATTTTTACCTGAACAGGTTAAGACGGCAACATGTTTTGGAGCTGCGCATGGTGTCATTCATTGGTCAAAGCATAAAATTCCAAACGGTCTAACCATTCGAATTTGAGACCCCATAAAATCCAAAGCTTTGTTATATTAATTGGCTAATGCCAGGCTAATTTCTAAAGATAAATATTGTCATAGGACTAGCTCACTATTTTTTTAATCATCAGTAAAAATGAGAAGTTAATCAGTGGGTGATGGGGATTTCAGATTAAAAAGTGGGGGGTCAAAAAGCATAAATTGCCCACacccctaatctgatagtgggatGGAGGATGCTCAGTCTGCCCTATGGCTCAGGGGCAGTGCTATCcaggatccttgggacgtccctaccctaattTTCTTATTATTcttaaataaaaggttaactgtacaatctgcttcctgctgtttagGGAAAGGCAAGACCtatttctaaaaaaaaatcttcGTTTTTTAACTAGCTCATCGGTATGTTTTTTAAACTTTAAATCCTAGTCAATCCAAAAGCCCMGATTTTTATAGGTGGGAACCCGATCAATGGGAGAACCattcaattaataaataaattGAGTGTMCAAAACATTAggaccacctgctctttccatgacatagactgaccaggtgaatccaggtgaaagctatgatcctttattgatgtcaccggttaaaaccacttcaatcagtgtagatgaaggggaggagacaggttaaagaatcatttttaagccttcagacaattgagacatggattgtgtatgtgtgccattgagggtgaatgggcaagacaaaatatttaagtgcctttgaacagggcatggtagtaggtgccaggcacaccagtttgtgtgtcaagaattgcaacgctgctgggtttttcatgctcaacagtttcccgtgtgtatcaagaatggtccaccacccaaaggacatccaaccaacttgacacaactgtgggaagtattggagtcaacatgggccagcatcgttgtggaacactttcgagaccttgtagagcccatgccctgacaaattgaggctgttcttagggcaaaaggagtgggtgggtgcaactcaatattaaggtgttcctaatgttttgtacaatgtaTGTAGTCCatctgatttttttgttgttgtgagaaTTAGAGAACAACCTATATTTCATCTTGGCCAACCAGGGCATTTCGTGAGGCAACAAAGTCAGATTGCAGCTCTAACAACGCCTGGTCTACAGTTGGGGCAATGACATACATTACAGTATAGTCTACATACAGATTAATATTACAAGTTWAcagaccaatattatttatataaatagtaaagagaaCATGTCCCAGTGCCGAACCCTGTAGTACACCTTCGTTAATATCCAGGAACTTAGATTTAACACCATCAGAAATCACAATGTTCTGTCTGACAATTCTCAAGCCACTTGCAAGAAGTCTGATACAGGCCTATTTTAGTCGACCTTTGAATTCAAATGTGATGGTCAACCGTGTCAAAGGCCTTCGAACGGTCTATAAAAAATAAGGCMGCACAATGGTTTTTATGATCTAAGCAATTGAACACRTCTAAAACAAGAGTAGCAGCTGAAACTGTGCTATATCCAGGTCTGAAACCTGATTGGTGGAcattaaccataaccctaaccatttttaaagttcaacttcaatggggtagggaagTCCCAgggatcccggatagcacggaTCTATGGCTCAGCTCCGGTACCTACACACACCAttgacgcacacaaacacaccctctttttatttgatttatttctaaCACGCTGATTGAAAAACATAGCTCTCTCTCCACAGTGGCTTACACCTGGGCAGTCAAGCTCTGTGGACTTACGAAATCTGCGCCGGCGCCGAAGAGTAAGAACTCAACCGCATCCGCAAAGGAGAGGGACCTACCTCAGGTACACCCCCGAGCAAAGGGCCAAGATTGCGCGGATGTGCATGGAGGTGGGTGCACAGATGGCCGCAGCCA
Encoded proteins:
- the LOC111960345 gene encoding uncharacterized protein isoform X2 encodes the protein MANCDYLQTQLTSVLNSLVKIAVVELLRIVEDSAVELRLEVSKSKFENEALKIENESNKNKLQSLEAELWTAGNRPCSLCYRCVGIPARGKGGCVSPKRDNDXAGPPNSSEEDNASSWLQQSAHTMEETTAAMERDGIQIVVIKNEAGHEGTHRKKDTQAGISTEGEQACPKVDMVYGKEWSQSLWRDRDAVKEDSAGPSVTHRQWLTPGQSSSVDLRNLRRRRRVRTQPHPQRRGTYLRYTPEQRAKIARMCMEVGAQMAAAMMSEELGRRISPNTVRSMRISYEQTVESMGVQKVEDLPHLRPFRTDMFDEEITRFVMVRRRAGGQVSPSMLMVATRDIVMRRNPEMLAENGGHILISTNWARCWLRRLAGNRITSKR